The Lactuca sativa cultivar Salinas chromosome 2, Lsat_Salinas_v11, whole genome shotgun sequence genome includes a window with the following:
- the LOC128132369 gene encoding splicing factor U2af large subunit B-like — protein sequence MFKNTAYTEGFVAGTRCPTKRLQPKGEGNCLSNANGWEFGCYTNFIISFKQLTFMSLGIWDGGIGGAEGPDRIFVGGLPYYFTKVQIRELLESFGPLRGCDLVKDRDIGKSKGYGLCVYEDQAATDVACATLNGLKIRDKTLTVRRATISGQMKSEQETIMAQA from the exons ATGTTTAAAAATACAGCCTACACAGAAGGCTTTGTTGCTGGTACCCGCTGCCCAACAAAGCGATTACAGCCAAAAGGTGAAGGAAATTGTTTGTCAAATGCCAATGGATGGGAATTCGGATGCTACACTAATTTCATAATCTCGTTCAAACAATTAACCTTCATGTCCCTGGGAATATGGGATGG TGGTATTGGTGGAGCTGAAGGACCTGATCGTATATTTGTTGGGGGTTTACCGTATTACTTTACTAAGGTACAGATAAGAGAGCTGCTAGAATCCTTTGG ACCGCTGCGTGGGTGTGATCTTGTGAAGGATAGAGATATTGGAAAATCTAAAGGATATGGTTTATGTGTCTATGAG GATCAAGCAGCCACAGACGTTGCCTGTGCTACACTTAATGGCTTAAAAATTAGGGATAAAACACTCACAGTCAGACGTGCAACCATCag TGGGCAGATGAAATCTGAACAGGAGACCATTATGGCCCAGGCTTAA